Genomic window (Spirosoma sp. KCTC 42546):
GCACTTTGCTTGTAGGATCGTCTTCATGCTCGGCGTACCAGTAGAAGGCTACGTATAAAACAATCAAGACAAAACCGTAGGCAAGTGTTAGTTTTATACTCAAATGGTCATGGTAAGTATGGGCAATGGCTACCATCAGCGAGGAAGGGTTCGTTAGTATGTCCCAACTGTTCCACCGGCCAATACGCCCGAGGTAAATACCAAACCCCGAAAGAAACTGACTAACTACCAGCAGCCCCCAGAGTTGCCATTTTCCCAGTACTGGTTTAAGCATACGATGGACAATCAGAATGGAGTAAAGGCCTACTAGCAAGCCCGTTAGCGCAAACATGAACAGCGTCATTGTATCAAACCAGATGAGTGGCATGTCGATATGTTTAATATGCGACAAGTCGGTAATGATGTAAGGGGCATTCGGGAAAAAGACTAGCCACGTTAGCAGGCCGCCGATCAATAACCAGCTACTTCGAAACTGTGATGCTCGTAAATCTCGAAGAACAAGAACAACACCGAGTGGAAACCAGGCTAGAAACAGATTCCAGGCAAGCATCTCGAAGAACCACCAGTTGCCTGTGAGTAGCCCGCGGACTGTTACCAGGCTTAGCCCGGCTACGGTTAGTAGGGTGAGTGCCCGGAGGCCTTTCCCCGGTTTCGCATCTCGGGTTAGGGGTAACCCAGCACTATAGGTAGAAGCGTATTGAGTTTGCATTTATAAAAGTACTTTGTTTTGCAAAGTAAACTCTTAAAAAGAATGCCAGTCAAGGAAACTGGCAAAAATATTTCTATCGGTTCAAAATGGCCTCAATTTGCTTTCCGCCTTTTTTACTAGTTTTACCCGAAGCAACGATAGTGATTTATAGCCTTCTGAATGAATTTTAATCAATTAGCTCCCCGCCGTCAGGAACAACTGATGGCATTTGACCGGCTGCTGACCATCATGGATGAACTGCGTGCGCAGTGTCCCTGGGATCGGAAACAAACCATGGACAGCCTGCGCCACCTCACCATTGAAGAAACCTACGAACTCTCCGACGCTATTCTGGAAAAAGACCTTCCCGAAATTCGGAAAGAGCTGGGCGACATTCAATTGCATCTGGTTTTCTACGCGAAGATTGCGTCTGAGACGGGTACCGAATTGTCGGACCGCAGTGCGACTGACCGCTTCGATATGGCTGACGTCCTGAATGGGGTTTGCGATAAACTCATTAGCCGCCATCCACACATTTATGGCGATGTAGTAGCCGATACCGAGGAACAGGTAAAAGCCAATTGGGAACAGCTTAAACTTAAAGAAGGTAACAAGTCAGTATTGGGTGGCGTGCCGGGGTCATTGCCTGCTTTGGTAAAGGCTATGCGCATTCAGGAAAAGGCGCGGGGAGCCGGTTTCGATTGGGACGAAAAGCAACAGGTCTGGGAGAAAGTAGAGGAGGAGATGCAGGAGTTCAAAGCCGAATTCAATGCCGAAGCGAATGAAACCATCAATCACGAACGGGCTGAAGGAGAGTTTGGCGATCTACTTTTCTCTCTGGTCAATTATGCCCGTTTCATTGATATTAACCCCGAAACCGCTCTTGAACGTACCAACAAAAAGTTTATCAAACGCTTCCAGTACCTCGAAGAGCAAGCCCGCGCCAATGGCAAAACACTGAACGAGATGACACTAGCCGAAATGGACGTTTACTGGAATGAAGCCAAGAAAGATATATAATGTATTTTGCTGCCCCATACATTCTACTTTCTAAAGCAGACCTAAACTATGCGTATAGCCTTTATTACTGACATGCACCTCGGTGCCGAGGGCGAAAATCCACAGGGCGTTGATGTTCGGCAGAATTTTTTGAACGCACTGGATTTTCTGACAGAATTGAAACCGAATTGCTTAGTACTAGGCGGAGATCTGTCCAATACGAAAGTTGATCGGTCAATCTATGAGTGGATTAGAAAACAGGTCGATGAACTCCCCATACCCTACTATGTTATTGCCGGAAATCATGATGACCCGGCTATCATAGCCGATGTGTTTCATAAATCGCATGATTTGAATGACAATGAATTATACTATGCGTTGCCGCTGGAGGGTCGTCCGGTTTTATTTCTAGATTCGTCGAAAGGTGAATTCTCTACAGCGCAGTGGGCCTGGCTGCGGGATTATTTAGTGGCCCTGCGCGACACTAATGTGCTGATTATGATGCATCATCCGCCTTTACCTGCCGATGTTGAATTTATGGATACGAAGTACCCGTTCCGGCAAAGTGATGAATTCATTGAATTAGTGCGCGAATTACCCTGCCACGTTACGGTAGTTTGCGGGCATTATCACGTCGAAAAAGTTGTGCAGCGTGGTAATCTGCTGGTATTACTTTCGCCCTCAACGTTCTATCAGATGAAGCAGGATACGCCCGGATTTGCCATCGACAATTACCGCGTTGGTATTCGCGAAGTTAACCTCAGTACACACGGCACGACCAGCGCAGTGCATTATTTGGCTATATGATATAGGAGGTAAAACTTTACCTCCTATATCATATAGCACTTCACCGTGCCGAATAGTTCGGCGCTTCTTTCTGGATAGATATATCGTGGGGATGGCTCTCGCGTGAACCCGCCGTGGTAATTTTAACAAACTTAGCTTGCTGCAAGGCAGGGATGTCAATGGCACCACAATAGCCCATGCCTGCTTTTAAACCACCAACCATCTGGTAAACGATTTCCGAAACTTTGCCTTTGAAAGGTACTCGCCCAACAATGCCTTCGGGTACGAGTTTCTTGATGTCGTCTTCTGCATCCTGGAAATAACGGTCCTTAGAACCATCTTCCATCGCTTCAACAGATCCCATACCCCGGTATGTTTTAAATCGCCGACCTTCGTACAGCACCACTTCGCCGGGAGCCTCTTCGGTTCCAGCCAGGAGTGAGCCAATCATAACGGTACTGGCACCACCGGCGAGGGCCTTTGTAATATCACCCGAGAAACGAATACCACCATCGGCAATCACCGGAACACCTGTTCCCTGAAGGGCTTTTGCTGCTTCGTAAACCGCTGTTAATTGGGGCATACCAATACCGGCAATGATACGTGTGGTACAGATACTGCCTGGGCCTACACCCACTTTTACCGCATCGGCACCCGCATCGGCCAGAGCTTTCGCTCCTTCGCCCGTTGCCACGTTACCGGCCATGACCTCTAATTTAGGGAACTGCTCTTTGATACTCCGAACAGCATCCAGAACTCCCTTCGAGTGCCCATGTGCCGTATCAACGCTGATTACATCGACACCCGCTTTTACAAGCGCTTCAATACGCCGGGTAAGGTCATAAGTAACACCTACAGCAGCTCCAACACGCAGTCTACCTAACTCGTCTTTACAAGCGTTAGGGTGGCTCTTTTTCTTGAGAATATCTTTATAGGTAATCAGCCCAACTAAGTGGTAATCGTTATTAACGATTGGCAATTTCTCGATGCGATACTGTTGCAGAATACTC
Coding sequences:
- the mazG gene encoding nucleoside triphosphate pyrophosphohydrolase yields the protein MNFNQLAPRRQEQLMAFDRLLTIMDELRAQCPWDRKQTMDSLRHLTIEETYELSDAILEKDLPEIRKELGDIQLHLVFYAKIASETGTELSDRSATDRFDMADVLNGVCDKLISRHPHIYGDVVADTEEQVKANWEQLKLKEGNKSVLGGVPGSLPALVKAMRIQEKARGAGFDWDEKQQVWEKVEEEMQEFKAEFNAEANETINHERAEGEFGDLLFSLVNYARFIDINPETALERTNKKFIKRFQYLEEQARANGKTLNEMTLAEMDVYWNEAKKDI
- a CDS encoding metallophosphoesterase, which codes for MRIAFITDMHLGAEGENPQGVDVRQNFLNALDFLTELKPNCLVLGGDLSNTKVDRSIYEWIRKQVDELPIPYYVIAGNHDDPAIIADVFHKSHDLNDNELYYALPLEGRPVLFLDSSKGEFSTAQWAWLRDYLVALRDTNVLIMMHHPPLPADVEFMDTKYPFRQSDEFIELVRELPCHVTVVCGHYHVEKVVQRGNLLVLLSPSTFYQMKQDTPGFAIDNYRVGIREVNLSTHGTTSAVHYLAI
- a CDS encoding DUF1361 domain-containing protein, whose amino-acid sequence is MQTQYASTYSAGLPLTRDAKPGKGLRALTLLTVAGLSLVTVRGLLTGNWWFFEMLAWNLFLAWFPLGVVLVLRDLRASQFRSSWLLIGGLLTWLVFFPNAPYIITDLSHIKHIDMPLIWFDTMTLFMFALTGLLVGLYSILIVHRMLKPVLGKWQLWGLLVVSQFLSGFGIYLGRIGRWNSWDILTNPSSLMVAIAHTYHDHLSIKLTLAYGFVLIVLYVAFYWYAEHEDDPTSKVRLF
- the guaB gene encoding IMP dehydrogenase — protein: MSLDTSKFLYEALTYDDVLLLPAYSEVLPRDTQTVTQLTRNIRLNIPLISAAMDTVTESALAIAMAQEGGIGIIHKNMSVEAQADQVRKVKRSESGMIIDPITLLETATLSDALKIMREFKIGGIPVVDESGKLVGILTNRDLRFQSDLSQPVTGIMTREKLITAREGLTLEEAESILQQYRIEKLPIVNNDYHLVGLITYKDILKKKSHPNACKDELGRLRVGAAVGVTYDLTRRIEALVKAGVDVISVDTAHGHSKGVLDAVRSIKEQFPKLEVMAGNVATGEGAKALADAGADAVKVGVGPGSICTTRIIAGIGMPQLTAVYEAAKALQGTGVPVIADGGIRFSGDITKALAGGASTVMIGSLLAGTEEAPGEVVLYEGRRFKTYRGMGSVEAMEDGSKDRYFQDAEDDIKKLVPEGIVGRVPFKGKVSEIVYQMVGGLKAGMGYCGAIDIPALQQAKFVKITTAGSRESHPHDISIQKEAPNYSAR